From a region of the Methanothrix sp. genome:
- a CDS encoding slipin family protein: protein MALFDSQLPIVIVILLILLSQSIKIVREYERVVVFRLGRYSGVKGPGLFFIIPIIDRVQLIDLRVVTIDVQKQVVITRDNVTVDVDAVIYYRVMDPAKAVIQVENYRVATALLSQTTLRDVLGQIDLDDLLSKREELNLKLQTILDRHTDPWGIKVTAVTLRDVSLPESMMRAIAKQAEAEREKRSRIILADGELQASKTMAEAAALYEHAPVAIKLRELQTLAEIARERNLIVVTSGADVGSTAGLVAALQRAVEEAGRAGERRA from the coding sequence GTGGCTTTGTTTGACTCCCAGCTTCCGATAGTGATAGTCATTCTGCTCATACTTCTGAGCCAGTCGATCAAGATTGTGAGAGAGTATGAGCGTGTCGTCGTCTTCAGGCTCGGCAGGTACAGTGGCGTCAAGGGTCCGGGTCTGTTCTTCATAATACCAATCATAGACAGGGTGCAGCTCATAGATCTCCGGGTCGTCACGATAGATGTGCAGAAGCAGGTCGTGATAACAAGGGATAACGTGACCGTGGATGTTGATGCGGTGATATACTACCGCGTCATGGACCCGGCAAAGGCCGTGATCCAGGTGGAGAATTACAGGGTGGCGACAGCGCTTCTCTCGCAGACAACGCTGAGAGACGTTCTGGGCCAGATAGATCTGGACGATCTCCTCTCAAAGAGAGAGGAGCTGAACCTCAAGCTCCAGACGATCCTCGACAGGCACACAGATCCATGGGGCATAAAGGTGACTGCAGTCACGCTGAGAGATGTCAGCCTACCGGAATCGATGATGCGCGCGATAGCGAAGCAGGCAGAGGCCGAGAGGGAGAAGCGTTCCAGGATCATTCTGGCGGATGGCGAGCTCCAGGCATCGAAGACGATGGCCGAGGCTGCCGCGCTGTATGAGCACGCGCCTGTCGCCATAAAGCTCAGGGAGCTCCAGACCCTTGCGGAGATCGCCAGGGAGAGGAACCTGATAGTGGTGACATCAGGTGCTGACGTTGGGAGCACAGCAGGTCTGGTGGCAGCCCTCCAGAGAGCGGTTGAGGAGGCGGGCAGAGCAGGCGAAAGACGGGCGTGA
- a CDS encoding nodulation protein NfeD has product MGPHLKAVVLLMMISSPCLGGVVSLQIDGAITPASDDLVKAAITYAESSNADALVLMLDTPGGGLSETLEIIAAVERTEIPVVGYVSPPGAKAWSAGTMILISTDIAAMAPNTIIGSAQPVRLLPTGATEPVNDTKTTNAIVALIEEKARVHGRNRTAAREFVLSNLNLNAEEALEYGVIEHVSPDISSLLRSINGSSAKNRTLATEGAAVVIFEPDLRLRMLMLLSDPTIAGLLLLIGLYALIFGISNPGLGAEVFGVIAIALGLIGQGFDVNIGALFLIIVGMGLILAELHTHAMGVLGVAGLICIVLGTLLFAPIGFPEWYLPGEYQRSVIRLFLLPSLTMAGFFAFAVYKIAEARRRPTFEETAGQYAEAIETLDPRGYVIYRGEYWNAEADERIEKGETVEVVGISGRILRVRKVR; this is encoded by the coding sequence ATGGGGCCGCATCTGAAGGCTGTGGTACTGCTGATGATGATCTCATCCCCCTGCCTTGGAGGGGTTGTATCCCTGCAGATAGACGGAGCCATAACTCCGGCGAGCGATGATCTTGTGAAGGCGGCAATAACCTACGCTGAGAGTTCGAACGCAGATGCACTGGTTCTGATGCTCGATACACCCGGAGGCGGCCTGAGCGAGACCCTGGAGATAATTGCAGCTGTGGAGAGAACAGAGATACCCGTGGTTGGATATGTCTCCCCTCCGGGAGCAAAGGCGTGGTCTGCAGGAACGATGATACTGATCAGCACGGACATAGCAGCCATGGCCCCGAACACGATCATAGGCTCTGCCCAGCCGGTCAGGCTCCTTCCCACAGGGGCAACTGAGCCTGTCAACGATACAAAGACCACGAATGCGATAGTGGCGCTCATCGAGGAGAAGGCCAGGGTCCACGGGCGGAACAGGACCGCAGCGAGGGAGTTCGTCCTGAGCAACCTCAATCTGAACGCAGAGGAGGCGCTGGAGTACGGGGTGATCGAGCATGTCTCCCCCGATATCAGCAGCCTCCTCAGATCGATCAATGGCAGCTCTGCGAAGAACAGAACCCTTGCGACAGAGGGGGCTGCAGTGGTGATCTTTGAGCCAGACCTGAGGCTCAGGATGCTTATGCTTCTGTCTGACCCAACAATCGCTGGACTGCTGTTGCTCATCGGCCTCTACGCTCTCATCTTCGGGATCTCAAATCCGGGCCTCGGAGCAGAGGTATTCGGGGTCATAGCGATCGCGCTCGGGCTCATAGGCCAGGGGTTCGACGTCAACATCGGCGCCCTCTTTCTGATAATCGTCGGCATGGGCCTGATCCTGGCAGAGCTCCACACCCACGCGATGGGCGTTCTGGGAGTTGCCGGGCTGATATGCATCGTGCTGGGCACGCTCCTCTTCGCGCCCATAGGATTCCCGGAGTGGTATCTGCCCGGAGAGTACCAGCGTTCTGTTATCAGGCTCTTCCTGCTCCCCTCTCTGACCATGGCGGGATTCTTCGCGTTCGCGGTTTACAAGATAGCAGAGGCGAGGCGCAGGCCGACCTTTGAGGAGACCGCAGGACAGTACGCAGAGGCGATCGAGACCCTGGATCCGAGGGGTTATGTCATATACCGCGGTGAGTACTGGAATGCGGAGGCTGATGAGAGAATCGAAAAGGGGGAAACGGTCGAGGTCGTGGGGATCTCCGGCCGCATCCTCAGGGTCAGGAAGGTCAGATGA